The following proteins are encoded in a genomic region of Trichoplusia ni isolate ovarian cell line Hi5 chromosome 18, tn1, whole genome shotgun sequence:
- the LOC113502780 gene encoding uncharacterized protein LOC113502780: MSFKNKVVLITGGSSGIGAATAELFAKEGADVAIVARNEVKLKNTAAKCEKLGAKVLIIKADVAVDSDLKTIVKKTVERFNKLDVLVNNAGILTEATVADENLIEVFDRTINTNLRSTVYLTNLAVPYLIKTKGNVINISSILGTSTLGNPKYLSYCVSKAGMDHFTRSAALQLTSSGVRVNTVSPGATRTDVLSNAGIQADWDETAKNIRAGRISEPEEIGDLIVFLASDKARSITGSNYYIDNGALLKN; this comes from the coding sequence atgagttttaaaaacaaagtagtGTTGATCACTGGCGGGAGTTCTGGTATCGGAGCTGCAACTGCAGAGCTGTTTGCTAAAGAAGGAGCTGACGTCGCTATAGTAGCAAGAAACGAAGTGAAACTGAAGAATACAGCTGCGAAGTGTGAGAAACTTGGAGCTAAAGTACTCATCATCAAAGCAGACGTCGCGGTCGACAGtgatttgaaaacaattgtCAAGAAAACTGTCGAAAGATTCAATAAACTCGACGTACTTGTCAACAACGCTGGTATACTGACTGAAGCTACTGTCGCAGACGAGAATCTTATAGAAGTCTTTGACAGAACAATTAACACAAACCTTCGCTCCACTGTCTACTTAACAAACTTGGCTGTTCCGTACCTGATCAAGACTAAAGGTAACGTGATCAACATATCCAGCATTCTGGGAACTTCGACTCTCGGGAATCCTAAATATTTATCGTACTGTGTCTCCAAGGCTGGTATGGATCACTTCACTCGATCTGCCGCATTACAACTGACTTCATCAGGTGTGAGGGTTAATACTGTCAGTCCAGGAGCCACTAGGACCGACGTGTTATCAAACGCCGGAATCCAAGCAGATTGGGACGAAACTGCTAAAAATATTAGGGCGGGAAGAATATCAGAACCCGAAGAAATCGGAGACCTAATTGTATTCCTGGCAAGTGACAAGGCCAGAAGTATAACTGGATCTAACTACTACATCGACAATGGTGCTCTACTGAAGAATTAA
- the LOC113502785 gene encoding uncharacterized protein LOC113502785: MSFKNKMVLITGGSSGIGAATAELFAKEGADVAIVGRNEEKLKNTAEKCVKLGAKVLIIKADVAVDSDLKTIIPKTIDRFNKLDVLVNNAGILTAATIEDENLMGTFDKTINTNLRSTVYLTNLAVPYLIKTKGNIINISSILGVSTLGKPERLSYCVSKAGMDHFTRSAALQLTSSGVRVNTVSPGSTRTDIATNAGVQSSWEDTAKRFNIERVSEPEEIGDLIVFLASDKARSITGSNFYIDNGTLLKN, translated from the coding sequence atgagtttcaaaaacaaaatggtgTTAATCACTGGTGGGAGCTCTGGTATAGGAGCTGCAACTGCAGAGCTGTTTGCTAAAGAAGGTGCTGACGTCGCTATAGTAGGAAGAAACGAAGAAAAACTGAAGAATACAGCTGAGAAATGTGTGAAACTTGGCGCTAAAGTACTCATCATAAAAGCAGACGTCGCAGTCGacagtgatttaaaaacaattattccgAAAACTATCGACAGATTCAATAAACTCGACGTACTTGTCAACAACGCTGGTATACTGACTGCAGCAACAATTGAAGATGAGAACTTAATGGGAACTTTTGACAAAACTATTAACACAAACCTGCGCTCCACTGTCTACTTAACCAACTTGGCTGTTCCGTACCTGATCAAGACTAAAGGTAATATTATCAACATATCCAGCATTCTAGGAGTGTCAACTCTTGGGAAACCTGAACGTTTGTCGTACTGTGTCTCCAAGGCTGGTATGGATCACTTCACTCGATCTGCCGCATTACAACTGACGTCATCGGGTGTGAGGGTTAATACTGTCAGTCCAGGATCTACTAGGACTGACATAGCAACGAACGCTGGTGTCCAGTCATCTTGGGAGGATACAGCTAAGAGATTCAACATAGAGAGAGTATCGGAACCGGAAGAAATTGGAGATTTAATAGTATTCCTGGCCAGTGACAAGGCCAGGAGTATAACTGGATCCAATTTCTATATTGACAATGGTACTCTACTGAAGAATTAA
- the LOC113502784 gene encoding uncharacterized protein LOC113502784: MSFKNKVVLITGGSSGIGAATAELFAKEGADIALVGRNEERLKKTTERCEKLGAKVLIIKADVAVDGDLKTIVKKSIDRFNKLDVLVNNAGILTEATIEDKNLMEVFDRTININLRSTVYLTNLAVPYLIKTKGNIVNISSILGVSTLGKSQYLSYCVSKAGMDHFTRSAALHLMPSGVRVNTVSPGATRTDVLSNAGIHISWEDNVKSYNMEKVSEPEEIGHLILYLASDKARSINGANFYIDHGSLLKN; the protein is encoded by the coding sequence atgagtTTCAAAAACAAGGTTGTGCTAATCACTGGCGGGAGCTCTGGTATCGGAGCTGCAACTGCAGAGCTATTCGCTAAAGAAGGAGCTGACATCGCTTTAGTAGGAAGAAATGAAGAAAGACTAAAGAAAACTACTGAAAGATGTGAGAAACTTGGCGCTAAAGTCCTCATCATCAAAGCAGACGTTGCGGTCGATGGTGATCTGAAAACAATTGTCAAGAAATCAATCGACAGATTCAATAAACTCGACGTACTTGTCAACAACGCTGGTATACTGACTGAAGCGACTATTGAAGACAAAAATCTTATGGAAGTGTTTGACAGAACAATAAACATCAATCTTCGCTCCACTGTCTACTTAACCAACTTGGCTGTTCCGTACCTGATTAAAACAAAAGGTAATATTGTCAACATATCCAGTATTCTTGGAGTGTCGACTCTTGGTAAATCTCAATATTTATCGTACTGTGTTTCCAAGGCTGGTATGGATCACTTCACACGATCTGCCGCATTGCATCTTATGCCATCAGGTGTGAGGGTTAATACTGTTAGTCCAGGAGCCACACGTACAGATGTACTCTCAAATGCTGGTATCCATATATCTTGGGAGGATAATGTAAAGAGTTACAATATGGAAAAAGTATCAGAGCCGGAAGAAATTGGTCATTTAATCCTATATTTGGCAAGTGACAAGGCCAGAAGTATTAATGGAGCTAACTTCTATATTGATCATGGCAGTCTGCTGAAGAATTGA
- the LOC113502782 gene encoding uncharacterized protein LOC113502782, whose protein sequence is MSFKNKVVLITGGSSGIGAATAELFAKEGADIAIVGRNEEKLKNTSAKCEELGAKVLIIKADVAVDSDLKTIVPKTIDRFNKLDVLVNNAGIQTEATIADEYLMETFDKTINTNLRSTVYLTNLAVPYLIKTKGNVINISSILGTSTLGNPKRLSYCVSKAGMDHFTRAAALQLTSSGVRVNTVSPGSTRTDILSNAGIPATWEETAKKLNVERVSEPEEIGDLIVFLASDKARSITGSNYYIDNGALLKN, encoded by the coding sequence atgagttttaaaaacaaagttgtaTTGATCACTGGCGGGAGCTCTGGTATCGGAGCTGCAACTGCAGAACTGTTTGCTAAAGAAGGTGCTGACATCGCTATAGTAGgaagaaatgaagaaaaactGAAGAACACATCTGCGAAATGTGAAGAACTTGGCGCTAAAGTACTCATCATCAAAGCAGACGTTGCGGTCGACAGCGATTTGAAAACAATTGTTCCAAAAACTATTGATAGATTCAATAAACTCGACGTACTGGTCAACAATGCCGGGATACAAACAGAAGCAACAATTGCAGACGAGTATTTAATGGAAACCTttgacaaaacaataaacacgAATCTTAGATCTACTGTCTACTTAACCAACTTGGCTGTTCCGTACCTGATCAAGACTAAAGGTAATGTTATCAACATATCCAGCATTCTGGGAACTTCGACTCTTGGGAATCCCAAACGGTTGTCCTACTGTGTCTCCAAGGCTGGTATGGATCATTTCACAAGGGCTGCCGCATTACAGCTGACGTCATCAGGTGTAAGGGTCAATACTGTAAGTCCGGGATCTACGAGAACCGACATATTGTCAAATGCCGGTATTCCAGCAACGTGGGAGGAAACTGCTAAGAAATTGAATGTAGAAAGAGTGTCAGAACCGGAAGAAATTGGAGACCTTATAGTATTTCTGGCAAGTGACAAGGCCAGAAGCATAACTGGATCTAACTACTACATTGACAATGGTGCACTGTTAAAGAATTAA
- the LOC113502783 gene encoding uncharacterized protein LOC113502783, which yields MSFQNKVVLITGGSSGIGAATAELFAKEGADIAIVGRNEEKLKNTAEKCVKLGAKVLIIKADVAVDSDLKTIVPKTIEKFEKIDVLVNNAGILTAATIEDENLMETFDQTINTNLRSTVYLTNLVVPYLIKTKGNVINISSVLGSSILGNPRRLAYCVSKAGMDHFTRAAALQLTSSGVRVNTVSPGVTRTDVLLNAGVQLTWEETARMYKIDRVSEPEEIGDLILFLASDKARSITGANYCIDNGARLKN from the coding sequence ATGagttttcaaaacaaagtaGTGTTGATCACTGGCGGGAGTTCCGGTATCGGAGCTGCAACTGCAGAGCTGTTTGCTAAAGAAGGAGCTGACATAGCTATAGTAGGAAGAAACGAAGAAAAACTGAAGAATACAGCTGAGAAATGTGTGAAACTTGGAGCTAAAGTGCTCATCATCAAAGCAGACGTCGCGGTCGACAGCGATTTGAAAACAATTGTTCCGAAAACTATCGAAAAATTTGAGAAAATCGACGTACTTGTCAACAATGCCGGGATACTGACTGCAGCGACTATTGAAGATGAGAATTTAATGGAAACCTTTGATCAAACAATAAACACGAATCTTAGATCTACTGTCTACTTAACCAACTTGGTTGTTCCGTACCTGATCAAGACTAAAggtaatgttattaatatatcCAGTGTTCTTGGAAGTTCGATTCTTGGGAATCCTCGGCGTTTGGCTTACTGTGTCTCCAAGGCTGGTATGGATCATTTCACCCGAGCCGCGGCATTACAACTAACATCATCAGGTGTTAGAGTTAATACCGTCAGTCCAGGAGTCACAAGGACTGACGTACTATTGAATGCCGGTGTCCAGTTAACGTGGGAGGAAACTGCAAGAATGTACAAGATAGACAGAGTTTCAGAACCGGAAGAAATCGGTGATTTAATTCTATTCCTGGCAAGTGATAAGGCAAGAAGTATTACTGGAGCTAACTACTGTATTGACAATGGTGCACGATTGAAAAATTAA
- the LOC113502781 gene encoding uncharacterized protein LOC113502781 — protein sequence MSFKNKVVLITGGSSGIGAATAEIFAKEGADIAIVARNEVKLKNTAAKCEKLGAKVLIIKADVAVDSDLKTIVKKTIERFNKLDVLVNNAGILTQATVEDENLIDVFDRTINTNLRSTVYLTNLAVPYLIKTRGNVINISSILGTSTLGNPKNLSYCVSKAGMDHFTRSAALQLTSSGVRVNTVSPGATRTDVLSNAGIQADWNQTAETIKVERVSEPEEIGDLIVFLASDKARSITGSNYYIDNGALLKN from the coding sequence atgagttttaaaaacaaagtcgTGTTAATTACTGGAGGGAGCTCCGGTATCGGGGCTGCTACAGCCGAGATTTTCGCCAAAGAAGGAGCTGACATCGCCATAGTAGCAAGAAACGAAGTGAAACTGAAGAATACAGCTGCGAAGTGTGAGAAACTTGGAGCTAAAGTACTCATCATCAAAGCAGACGTCGCGGTCGACAGtgatttgaaaacaattgtCAAGAAAACTATCGAAAGATTCAATAAACTCGACGTACTTGTCAACAACGCCGGTATACTGACTCAAGCGACTGTTGAAGACGAGAATCTTATAGATGTATTTGACAGAACAATAAACACGAACCTTCGCTCCACTGTCTACTTAACCAACTTGGCTGTTCCGTACCTGATCAAGACTAGAGGTAACGTGATCAACATATCCAGCATTCTGGGAACTTCGACTCTTGGGAATCCTAAAAATTTATCGTACTGTGTCTCCAAGGCTGGTATGGATCACTTCACTCGATCTGCCGCATTACAACTGACGTCATCAGGTGTGAGGGTTAATACTGTCAGTCCAGGAGCCACTAGGACCGACGTGTTATCAAACGCCGGAATTCAGGCAGATTGGAACCAAACTGCTGAAACTATTAAGGTGGAAAGAGTATCAGAACCCGAAGAAATCGGAGACCTAATTGTATTCCTAGCAAGTGACAAGGCCAGAAGTATAACTGGATCTAACTACTATATCGACAATGGTGCTCTACTGAAGAATTAA